The following are encoded together in the Triticum dicoccoides isolate Atlit2015 ecotype Zavitan chromosome 6B, WEW_v2.0, whole genome shotgun sequence genome:
- the LOC119325779 gene encoding alpha/beta-gliadin A-I-like, protein MKTFLILSLLAIVATTATTAVRVPVPQLQRQNPSQQQPQEQVSLVQQQQYPGQQQPFPPQQPYPQPQPFPSQQPFPLPQPFLPQLPYAQPQPFPPQQPYAQPQPQYPQPQQPISLQQAQQAHQQQQQQQQQQQQQQQQQQQQQQQQQQQQILQQILQQILQQQQLIPCRDVVLQQHNIAHASSQVLQQSSYQLLQQLCCQRLWQIPEKSRCQAIHNVVHAIILQQQQQRQQQQQQQPSSQVSYQQPQQQYPSGQGSFQPSQQNPQAQGSVQSQQLPQFEEIRNLALQTLPVMCNVYIPPYCSTTIAPSGIFGTN, encoded by the coding sequence ATGAAGACCTTTCTCATCCTTTCCCTCCTTGCTATCGTGGCGACCACTGCCACAACTGCAGTTAGAGTTCCAGTGCCACAATTGCAGCGGCAAAATCCATCTCAACAACAACCACAAGAGCAAGTTTCGTTGGTGCAACAACAACAATATCCAGGGCAGCAACAACCATTTCCACCACAACAGCCATATCCGCAGCCGCAACCATTTCCATCACAACAACCATTTCCGCTGCCGCAACCATTTCTGCCACAACTACCATATGCGCAGCCACAACCATTTCCACCACAACAACCATATGCACAACCGCAACCACAGTATCCGCAACCACAACAACCAATTTCACTGCAACAAGCACAACAAgcacaccaacaacaacaacaacaacaacaacaacaacaacaacaacaacaacaacaacaacaacaacaacaacaacaacaacaacaacaaatcctTCAACAAATTCTTCAACAaattctgcaacaacaacaactgatTCCATGCAGGGATGTCGTCTTGCAACAACACAACATAGCACATGCAAGCTCACAAGTATTGCAACAAAGTAGTTACCAACTGTTGCAACAATTATGTTGTCAACGGTTGTGGCAGATCCCCGAGAAGTCGCGGTGCCAAGCCATCCACAATGTCGTTCATGCTATTATtctgcaacaacaacagcaacgacaacaacaacaacaacaacaaccgtcGAGCCAGGTCTCCTACCAGCAGCCTCAGCAACAATATCCATCGGGCCAGGGCTCCTTCCAGCCATCTCAGCAGAACCCACAGGCCCAGGGCTCTGTCCAGTCTCAACAACTTCCCCAGTTCGAGGAAATAAGGAACCTAGCGCTGCAGACGCTACCGGTAATGTGCAATGTCTACATCCCTCCATATTGCTCGACCACCATTGCGCCATCTGGCATCTTCGGTACTAACTGA